From a region of the Teredinibacter turnerae genome:
- a CDS encoding sulfite exporter TauE/SafE family protein, with product MNTCIQRRNISDAVDYRPARMGFVAAVLDSPGSFNIVNELLEYSFVCACSGIVAGFVAGLFGVGGGIVIVPALYFVFGALGMEPSHALAMAVATSLGTILPTSISSLRAHHRLGNIEWHVVRLAVPSLVLGACAGALLVSFFAGEWLSLVFGSTLLVVAWLVLRKGRGATGAVASAKLTPVVLRLAVFFLAVISALAGVGGGALGSPLLVMGGYSVHRAVGTAASFGAFIALPSIILIALFSVTPEGAPPYSLGLISLPAWALISVCTYLVAPFGAKFGKQLSARHLATVLAAFLMFIGVKMLYTGIAYYFALA from the coding sequence ATGAACACGTGTATCCAACGTCGCAACATCAGCGATGCCGTTGATTATCGACCAGCGCGGATGGGGTTCGTTGCTGCGGTTTTAGATTCACCCGGGAGTTTCAACATTGTGAATGAATTGCTCGAGTATAGCTTTGTCTGCGCATGCAGTGGGATAGTCGCAGGATTTGTCGCGGGATTGTTCGGCGTAGGTGGCGGTATCGTGATTGTGCCCGCGTTGTACTTTGTTTTTGGGGCACTCGGTATGGAGCCGAGCCACGCTTTGGCGATGGCGGTAGCGACCTCATTGGGAACCATTTTACCGACATCTATCTCCTCACTGCGAGCGCACCATCGACTGGGCAATATCGAATGGCACGTGGTGCGGCTAGCAGTCCCAAGCCTGGTGCTGGGCGCGTGTGCCGGCGCCTTGTTGGTCAGTTTTTTCGCCGGGGAGTGGTTGTCGCTGGTTTTTGGCAGCACCTTGCTGGTTGTCGCCTGGCTGGTGTTGCGCAAGGGAAGAGGTGCCACGGGCGCAGTAGCTTCTGCCAAATTAACCCCTGTGGTGTTACGCCTAGCTGTTTTTTTTCTGGCAGTAATCTCGGCGCTGGCGGGTGTAGGAGGGGGGGCGCTGGGATCGCCGCTGTTGGTAATGGGCGGTTATTCTGTTCATCGGGCGGTTGGTACGGCGGCGAGTTTTGGAGCATTTATCGCACTGCCATCGATTATATTAATCGCACTGTTTTCGGTAACACCTGAAGGCGCTCCTCCCTACAGTCTTGGCTTGATCAGCTTACCCGCGTGGGCCTTGATATCTGTGTGTACCTATCTGGTGGCACCGTTTGGTGCTAAGTTCGGCAAGCAGCTCTCCGCTCGCCATCTGGCAACAGTATTGGCCGCATTTCTGATGTTTATCGGCGTAAAAATGCTATACACCGGCATTGCCTATTATTTTGCCCTTGCATAG